The Juglans regia cultivar Chandler chromosome 11, Walnut 2.0, whole genome shotgun sequence genome contains the following window.
tagaataaaaaataatatttattctacttcgtgattaaagaaatattttttaatattttttttactttctgattaaggaagtattttttaataatattttaaatttattttattttttaaaagtgtaaaaaaagtctatataaaaaataaattaaaaaaatatacataaaaaaaatacatattaagcCCAACGGAAGCCACAGCGAGActgtagcatgtccattttaaatatttaaaaaaaatcataatattattaaaaaatattttctttattttatttcgtaattaagaaaatattttttaatatatttttttactttctgattaaaaaaatattttcttaataatattttaaatttattttattttttaaaaaaattttaaaatattaaaaaatttatataaaaaattatttaaataaaatacctataaaataatctacagcccccagcgggagcccccagtgGGGGTTGTAGCATCACCCTTGTTTTAAATAcggtaccgtaccggccggtacaacTAGTATTTGTCATACCGGTCACTGGTTCGGTACaagtattacatatattttatactgACCCAAATACCAGTCGTATTAGTCGATATTTcggcttaattttttttttcatattttcaaactacaagctcattttttttacTCCTAATTTAGACTacgttatttataatttatatataatttattcatatataaactattattttgaaatataatttatatatataatttattcatatatcgactatctcgaaacggtacatAAAATGATATcagtaccaaaatatttcgttccaatgcCTTGACTGATCCGGCGTtcagtacggtattcaaaactttatttattcttagtaaaaacaaaacaaatgctGCGAAAAGAAAtccaacctatatatatatacatatatatatatatatataaaatttctacTCATTGTCCTTACACCACACTGtactacacataattttttaatttttaatttttctctcttactAAGTagatgagtagaaaaactcaatcaatttaagaagaatgaaatttaaaaaattataaaaaataaaaataaatataatatgtaatgtatgtagatgatgaataacataaaCTTCTATATATCATTATCCTAATGTTGGTCCAAAGAAAAGAGTAATAACAAAGTGAGATGACATTAATGGTTAAAAGAATCAATATTAAATTACTGTGCCCACGTACGTAAATGGGGTTTATATAtaacacatcaaatcaaaatcaaaactaaaataaatattttataaaatattattttattgaaagattgtagaaaaattataaaggagttgtcattttatcattttatatatatcagcGATCAACCCTTTAAGATACCCTGGCATGGAGACCCATGTTCTCCGCCATCTAAAACGCTTATCTAAAAGGCTAAGATCTAGATCAGCCACTTGAAGGAGTAGAGTATCATTCTAATGAGAGTATGTAGCTCCAAGTTTAAAGACCAGTCTAGTGCCCAGATCCTAATCTCACCACATCAAATGCAGCTATTTTagatgttttataatttttaaaggcGCAGCTAAGAATCATCGTGCATGGTTTGAATACTACTTTTATGTTCTGACCGTGGTCTTCCTTTCTTTCGCTTTCCTGAGCTGTCTCTGTATACTTTTTACTTTGGTCCCAAGGAAGTCCTTGTCGAGTACTACTGGATaattgatctctctctctctctctctctctctctatctctatctctctctctccgcccTTGCTTATATGATTGTTGCTAAGTAGTAAAGGATGTCAAACAAGTGTTTTGAATGCCGCATATATGCTAGCTTTAACGTTACCATACTCACAAATTCTTTTGACCAGCTGGAGATCAAGTATGGGTTGGTTGGACGATTACAAGCCTGCAATGGCCATGGTTGGGTTACAATTTATTTACGCTGGGCTTGCTCTCTTTACTAGAGTTGCTCTGGTACGAGGAATGAGCCCCAGGGTGTATGTGGTCTACAGGCAAGCCATAGCAACTTTGGTCATGGCTCCTATAGCCTGCTTCGCTAGAAGGTACGTACGGTATAATCACATAAATACACTAGTAACTAAtacttgctctctctctctctctctccagctgATCTCCCTTTCTTTTGTACGTGTTCTCATACGCTTGCTTCGGCTGGCAGGAGGAATCCTGGTCGGATCTCATTGGGATTAAAGAGCTTTTCTTTGATATTTGTGGCCTCTCTTGTTGGGTATAGTGTACATGATTCTCTACGAATTCGTATTCTTCTTCATGGACTTAAATTACATGAGGATAAGGTGGcgacattaattatatattgagaTGCTGTGTAATGTTTTTCATTTGTAGAGTGACTGCGAATCAGAACTTCTATTTTGAAGGACTATACTTGGCTTCTTCAACAGCAGCAAGTGCCACAATTAATCTGATCCCTGCAATCACCTTTGTAATGGCAACCACTGTAGGGTAAATTAATGCACAATACCAACTGATCTGTTCCGCACCATTCATTTTGACGGCGCACGTACATGCGTGAAATATATAGTTCTTTTATGTTTTCGTGGTACATATAAATTATCCATGAAGAATAATACTGTTTAGTCATCTGAAATTTACATGAGTCTGGATCTTGACTTGGCACCGCTATATAATAtcacgtgatttattaaaaaagttaaaaatataaatacaaaaaggaTAGATCAggaaatctaaattttttatctgaGCGGTAAATTTGAAATATCCGAATAGCAATATTAATACTCATAAACAAATAATTGATGGcacgaaattaataatatatagatatatcaaATTACAGTAGgctgggatatatatatatatatatatatatatatttaactataTTATGATCATATATACGATCGAGGGACTCGATCATGATCTACTCATTCTAGATGGCAGATATTTATTCATGTAAAATAtctcttatatatttttcagtagAAGCAGCTAGCTTTGATACGTTTTAAaagttaatttctattttgatcaGAATGGAGAAGATTAATATACGAAGCTTGAGAAGCATTGCCAAGATAATGGGGACAATCTTCTGCGTTATTGGATCCATTTCCATGGCATTGCTCAAAGGACCAAAGCTATTTATAAACATGACGGAATTGCTACCATCAAAATCCAGCATGGTCACGGGTGGAGATCATAATTATAATTGGCTGCTGGGTTGTTTATCTCTCTTTGGAAGCAGTTGTTTCTGGTCATTCTGGGTAATTATGcaggtatatatatacttcctGATCAAATTCATGACTTGCATCATTTAGTTGCTCATGTTCACCACTAGATCGCGAATCCTGTTTAAATTTTCGAGCAGGTCCCAATTTCAGCAAGCGTTCCTGACCATATATATTCATCTACTTGGATGCTTTTCTTGGCGATGCTACAAGCAGCAATGGTTACATTAGTCTTAGAGCATGAGCCAGAAGCATGGTATCTGCATTCATTTGTTGAATTGGGATGTTGTTTATTTGGAGTAAGTAGTTGTATGGGttagtttttttcataattaccttTTGTTTTTCCCTAGTCTTCTTTTGACTATGATCGTCATTTCTTgctattacatatatatatagtttagtacgtacgtacatgattgtatttaagaaaaaacaaTTGTCCTTTAGATGTCTCAAAATTTATTGTGTCTTTCATGTGGATATTATTATATAGGGAATTGGATCTGCGGTTACCTTTTTTGTTCAGGCCTGGTGCATATCACAAAGAGGTCCGCTCTTCTCTGCAATGTTTTTCCCTCTATGCACAGTTATGACAACCGTTTTAGCTTATATGTTTCTGCATGAGGAGTTGTATACCGGAAGGTATTGTCTTGCCGATCCTAATTTGCAAACCTATATACATAGTTCTTGTTATCTTTAATTCGTTTGTCAATGAGGAAAATTACAATTCTCTCCGGCCACGTTTTCTTAATTGGTACTGTTCTTCTGATCCCGGCTAGCTAGCTGTTTAATTTGTTGGCTAATGCGTTCAAATAATTGCcttggttaattaatttcacAGCCTGCTAGGTGCTTTTGCCGTGATCATCGGTTTGTACGTTGTTCTTTGGGGTAAAGCCGAAGACCTTCAAGATCATCAGATCATCAAAGAAGAGAGTACTTCAAAGCTGCAACATGATGAAGCTTCGGGGAAGATCATAAGTAGTACAGTACTTGATATGGAAGAGCCATTATTACTGTCTTGAAAATCAAGTGATCATGTTAatgtaacaatatatatatatatatatatatatatgaatcccatatgaattataaaattcCCTTAATTCCTTCGCTTTTCATGTTACAAGGCAGACCCCTTATatgaatttttacttaaatCAAGATGATCATGTACTGGTGTAAACCCCTCTTTTATACTCTCCAATAAAAACATGACaccttaattttcaattgaatCATAAAAtacactctctcttttctgCCGAGAAAAAGGGTAGGAGAAGGAGACCGAAGACCCTACCCGTTGGGAATCGGCACAAGAGGGGCCTAGACGGAAAGCTGCAGATACTCTCTCAAGTTGGGTTTGAGTCATATCTTAAACCCTAATTCCTTCAATAAATTCTTAGACAACTAGTTAATACTAATTAATAGTCTAATTATGTGAATCTATATTAAATTCAAACCACATGATCTAAAAATACTTAGAGCAACCATAGACCATTGAGCCACACATGACTCCCTAGATTACAaacactaaaaattaaaacaattaacatcattttagaattttagtaATAATTCCATGtggtctagtttttttttttagtgtctaattattaGGTGGCAGCCTGTCATTGGAGGGTTCAGCtcagactgttcatccgggccgggttttttcccggcccggtccggaacccggataacCGGATTCTGGTtacgggttccggcccggaaTACACCCGGCCGGGTACCCACTTTTTAAAACCTCAGCAGCATGtgctctcttattttctcttctcaTGTGAACTAGATCAAGTTTCAAAGCCAccatatcctttttttttttttaatattataataattgtaATGGGATTTTTATCGGTTCACCTGAGATTTTTCACtacaagttttatttatttgtaagaCCCATTGTTCACggtaggtaggtaggtaggATCTGTTCAACTTTTGATCACATGGAAAGTTGGAGAAGTATATCACTTCGTCCACGAAAATGATCATTTGGTATGATCAGCCCACCCCACGAAAATGATGCATAATACATGATATCGCACGCCACAAGTCATTTATCCAAAAAgacgaagaagaaaaagaaaaacacaaaagtaGTCAGCTTAAGCATGAGTACATGAAAAGCCCAGTGCTTCAGTGAGAAACACGTCTCCATGATTGCCATCAAGGAAGTTGATTGTGAATAAGCAGATTGGCATATACacaatctcattttttataatattttattagtttaatattatttaaaaattattttacaattatattgaAACTACCAACACAATTATTTATGCCATTTCAttaagaattattttaattttagatgattATCCTCCATTTGAAATAACTGTACTAAAACCTAGCTCGTATGTATTCCAATATTATCCATCAACCACTACAAGTAGATAAActcatgttttttaaaatagcAAATTCAATAATTGCTGAATAAATTTGCAATAATACagtaaaataaggaaaagatGATAAGTATActatataacaataatatttttcgtttaTATTCTTACTTTTTGGTATTGtgattattaaattttttacaccATATCAGTTCAGTAAGACTCAGCTGCGATCAACCACTCGTTTGCATTCGATCCCACATGCAGAAGTGTCCAAAAGAACGATGAGACAGTAATTATAGCGATTCCCCACCAACAACCAACAACCAAAGCAGCCAGTGATCCCACCGGTGAAATCTTCGCTAGGTTAGCCAGACTAGATAATCTTTTCCAAGGAAAACGTCATAATTCAGAACTAGCATCCAGATCATGACCAAGATTGACGAACATCTTTACCTCCACCAATACAAGGATTTGGAGTGTAAGAACGGCAAATTATAGAAATCATAGTGActttttgttgcaaataaacATTTGTGCAAGATGCATATGCGTTTATGATCACGATGCAGCCAACCCAACTTCACACccagcactttttttttttcttttttttttttaaattttcaaaacaatgatACGCaagttttaaaaagagagagaatttaaCAGCAAAACTCATTGAGCACGTCCTCTGCAGTCAAGTAACCGAAGCAATGTCTTACTACTGATGCACAAGACCGATGGCAATCAAACTAGCAGCAGATAAAACATCGTGTCATAACAAACTAAAAGTCATAAACAATAGTGATCATACAACAGATCAAATACTTTCATGGTGAAGAATTTCCACAAGTATTTTACAGAGAACCGAATATAAGTGCACAGTCTCAGAGACATAATCCACAAAATAAGAGGAGACACCAAACCAATCTACATGCTAACATACAATCCATCCTAGTGCCGATTCCAATAAGCATTGTCCTTCCTATTGTTTCTGAACGCACAGCATCCCAGAGAATACACAACAATGAGGAAGACAAGGAATATAACGTTTACAATAGCCACCTTCTTCCAGTTACTCTTTATGTTGTCAAGCAATCCAGCCTTGCACGACCCACAGTTGAAGCACAAAACCATTGGGTCATTCTCCCATGCATTGCAGTCAGGGTTAGTATAAGCACCGCCCTCTGTCTTGTTCCATTCAGTTGGTTTGACATAGGTGAAATTGCAGTCATTTGATGGCTTGCAGCAACCAGACTGCAACTCAGTGAACACATTAGGAGGCGcattaaatttttgaaaatggtAGCATACAAATAATCAGAAAAATGAGTCAAACCACTCACTGCAATCTATGATTCATTATAGACATGCACTTTGCACACTGTTCTTAATTTAATCAGTTAAAATTAGACGCAAGTCAACTAAAAAGGTATTAACAACAAGCATATATTTTGAGGGTGTTATGTTTGTCCTACAAGAATTGCATCAGTTCTAGCTCCTAAAAGTTAAACACAGAAGCACCAAATGTCAATTGGAATACCAAAAGATGTCCAACCATCCCATAAACGTCATAAAATCACAAGGGAGCCATCTAGAGTTTGAGCACCCTAAAAAAATATCCAAGTGTCCTCCCAAAATTCACTATACAGTAGATAAAACTCTAATCTAGCACTAGTACCAAGCAAAGTGATTtcctaattaaaaatataaaaaaaaggccTCAATTTTCAGTTTAAGTAACACTCTGATCAAGCTGATATCAAGTTCACCTTATGGAAGCTACAACTAGTTTAATACAAATTCTGTATGAAGATGACATGCTGACGAtaagttatttcattaaaagcaaaaaagacCCCACATGGAGACCGTGAAAACTGAATCCACGGAAGTTCTTGATGAAATAGATGACAATTTATACCACTGCAAATATCACCACCTACCACCTATGATGCCCAAAATTGATGAAATAGACAACAGATCTGAACAATGTGTTAAGATAATCCCAACTGCAATTAACCAAACGCCCCGAAGGAGCAAGActagaaattttatataaattactcTTAGGAACCAAAACTGCAAAACTTCCTCCCAAGAAGTCAAttcatcaacaaaaaataaaataaaataatacttggAAAAACtcagaaatttataaaattagtcCCGGGCATCATCTGCTGAAGAAAATCTTGCAATAGAGGACAATTTTAAGTAGCACCAAAATCCATTAGTTATAGACCATAATGAATCCATCGGTGCAAATTTAACACAAACGAAATATTAAAGTAGAAACCCATACCATATGATGGGATTACTTCCAAAAGATACGACAAGCAGGAATGTTATGAACCTACTAGGTAGAACTCATCCTTGAAAACCGACTTACAAGGGAAGGAtgcctaggggcttataaaccaccaaccaatctcatacttagtcgatgtgggatcaTGAATAGGGTGAGGAACCCACATAATCACCAATTAAGATTTATAAAGCAATAttacaacaaaatataaattgaacACCAACTTCATcagtaaattaaattaatctccAACTCCAATTATAAAAGTTCATGATTGTTCAAAAAGTAGTCCAAGCAGATCTGTATCAGAAACCCATACAAAGTACGAAACTTTAGAAAGATAATCTGAGGAAAGAACAACATATTCTTTTTATCCTAAAGTTCAAACCACGCTCAAAAGGCTTACACCTTTTCAAATGGACTACACAAATCAGATTTCTATCAAACAGATTCAGCATACAAAGAAAATAGGctaatcaaaacccaaaataaaaggGGACAAAAAGCCCCAGGTACCTGGAGCGCAGAGAGGTGCTCGGCATAGAATTGCTCGACAGTGTCGTTAAGGTACTTGTCGGCGAAACTGGAACAGACCTTGCTGTCATGCAAGCAACTCTTAATCTTGTTCCAGTTCTTGGTGTTGTTGACCCTGTTCTGAAGCCAGTTGGAGTAGTCGCCAAGCCTGTACTCCTTGTAGCCCCGGTAGGAGAGAGCCTCTCCGGCCCCCTTGTTAGTGACGGCGAaagcaaaaatggtgaaaacggtgaggaggagaatgaggagGAACATTACGAGGAGGTAGAACCAGAGGAGCCAGGAGACCTGGCAGCAGGCGCCAATGAGGCCGGCGAGGGAGACGAGCATGAGGAAGACACCAAGAACGATGACGGGCTTCTCGAGCCAGCGCTCGCACTCGGAGTCGGCCTGGTTGCTGAGCCATATACCGGCGACGAGGATGGGAATGGAGAGCAGGAAGGTAACGAGGTTGAGGATCCCCACCAGGTTGTTGCTGACGCGGAACATGGTATGGTGGCTTTGAGCCTTTGGCTAGCGCTAGAGAGTAGGACCCCAATGGAATTCTGGGTTGGACTGGAGCGTGCAGCCCGAAAATTGAAGCTGAACAAACGAGAATAGCCTGCAAATTCAGGAGTGGCGAAGTAAAGAATGTAAGGAAGAATTATATACATCATTCTAATATACCAcgcatcatatttttttttcttattaaatatataatatatagataataaatagaataattaatttaattttaaaaaaatacctaaaaaaattaaaaataaatataatatatatggatgataaataacaaaattcatttgaaaaatataaccaTGTTATATATACCACGAGCTTTGTTATATTATCCCACACaacacactttttttatttttttatttgttttattctttttaaactaattaattttttctatttattattcatacacCACATgtttaataaggaaaaaaattaaaaatttatatatgatgCGTGATATAggaatgatgagtataatttttcatatatcgCACGTGccaaaaaatttacatattcacGTGGTTTATACACACTACTTTCATTTAAAAAgacagaattaaaaaaaacaaaaaatttgagtAGAAGTTATAATATGGTCGTGtctatactattttttaataaataagtacttataaaaaaaactagttttttaACAAATCTTAAGctttatattttgaatgattaaaattttgctttcaaactattaaaaactaaaatttatatttattttaactatcataattgagttaagataaaatttaataattttaatatataattcaattgCATGTAGCTTATAATCtcgaaaattttataaaatctcttgtgATTTCaagatgtaatatatatatatatatatatatatatatatgtgtgtgtgtgtgtgtgtgtataaataACATAGacataactattttacaatttttacagaagttctcaataaatattattatttttttgaatttatctcAAACTTGTTTGAACTTAatgtgtttgaatttaaaaatagcaatattttattaaaaagtcggaaattataaaatagtttattcAAAGTATTCGTAATTActaataattaactttttataagCGAAAGTTTTGCCTGCTCGAAATAaggtaaaaaggaaaaaggagtGAAATTTGGCGTGGTAAATCATAGTGACTTTTGCTGAAAAACGTGTCTACTTTGGGATTAAATTCATAGCTAATTAgattcgtttggatagtaaaaatatttcatgttatctaattttatcattatattttttttaaattcttacacaaaatataataaacaattcaattttttaattctcaaaacaataataatattaaaaaataatatttcaataatattttattcaactttcaacttttatctcaactcactatccaaacggcaccggACTCGTTTGAAagtgaaatgagagaaaattttgtgaatagtaataagataatttgtgaatagcagtgagatagtttgagttgactattttttaaattttgagaaatgagatataagaagttgaataaaaaatattataaatttaaaacattattagaatataattttataatcttatttttatttgagatttgaaaaaattgaattattttttattttttgtttaaaagcttagaaaaattgtaataattaatttaaaaattttgtatttgacgTATGTTTAGAAagaagatgatatgagatgagataagaattttgagatgaaatctATTTCCAAACATGCCTAATAGATAGGTTACTTGCGTTTGGCTGTGTATAATGTTCAACCGTATTAGTAATTGGTGGTAAGAAGTTGCTGCCATATCCATGACATTCATTGGTACATGAGTAATAATGCCAACACAACACactttacaatatatttttctttgtacATAGAGGTATACTGAAGAGACACAGATTGACTTTGTTTGGGGGTATTACagcagttttatttttctctcggCTTGGACATAACATTACAATAcattttaaatgtttatataAAGCCATGAATTGAATCTAGaacttaaattaaaagaaagataaatatatgaattgaatCTTCTCTCAAAGTATTCAGCACACCGTCTGTTTATAAATGGTAACTTTCCATACCTGAGATGGGGAGCATAGCATTCATCATCTCAGATGGTCTCTAAATTCAAGGGAAACCCTAGTGTATTACATCCTACAACTCCCATTTATGGTACATTCCAAAtggagtaatgatatatacacaaCATATTATACAACAatgttataaaatgaagatattttgtaaaattatgttacttttataaaatgttttacaaaatacattttatttaaaacatagttgtataaaatgttgtaaaaagtgttgtgtaaatcattttccttaggAACTTCCAG
Protein-coding sequences here:
- the LOC108979642 gene encoding WAT1-related protein At4g30420-like isoform X4, coding for MLALTLPYSQILLTSWRSSMGWLDDYKPAMAMVGLQFIYAGLALFTRVALVRGMSPRVYVVYRQAIATLVMAPIACFARRMEKINIRSLRSIAKIMGTIFCVIGSISMALLKGPKLFINMTELLPSKSSMVTGGDHNYNWLLGCLSLFGSSCFWSFWVIMQVPISASVPDHIYSSTWMLFLAMLQAAMVTLVLEHEPEAWYLHSFVELGCCLFGGIGSAVTFFVQAWCISQRGPLFSAMFFPLCTVMTTVLAYMFLHEELYTGSLLGAFAVIIGLYVVLWGKAEDLQDHQIIKEESTSKLQHDEASGKIISSTVLDMEEPLLLS
- the LOC108979642 gene encoding WAT1-related protein At4g30420-like isoform X3; translation: MGWLDDYKPAMAMVGLQFIYAGLALFTRVALVRGMSPRVYVVYRQAIATLVMAPIACFARRRNPGRISLGLKSFSLIFVASLVGVTANQNFYFEGLYLASSTAASATINLIPAITFVMATTVGMEKINIRSLRSIAKIMGTIFCVIGSISMALLKGPKLFINMTELLPSKSSMVTGGDHNYNWLLGCLSLFGSSCFWSFWVIMQVPISASVPDHIYSSTWMLFLAMLQAAMVTLVLEHEPEAWYLHSFVELGCCLFGGIGSAVTFFVQAWCISQRGPLFSAMFFPLCTVMTTVLAYMFLHEELYTGSLLGAFAVIIGLYVVLWGKAEDLQDHQIIKEESTSKLQHDEASGKIISSTVLDMEEPLLLS
- the LOC108979642 gene encoding WAT1-related protein At4g30420-like isoform X2, which gives rise to MLALTLPYSQILLTSWRSSMGWLDDYKPAMAMVGLQFIYAGLALFTRVALVRGMSPRVYVVYRQAIATLVMAPIACFARRRNPGRISLGLKSFSLIFVASLVGVTANQNFYFEGLYLASSTAASATINLIPAITFVMATTVGMEKINIRSLRSIAKIMGTIFCVIGSISMALLKGPKLFINMTELLPSKSSMVTGGDHNYNWLLGCLSLFGSSCFWSFWVIMQVPISASVPDHIYSSTWMLFLAMLQAAMVTLVLEHEPEAWYLHSFVELGCCLFGAWCISQRGPLFSAMFFPLCTVMTTVLAYMFLHEELYTGSLLGAFAVIIGLYVVLWGKAEDLQDHQIIKEESTSKLQHDEASGKIISSTVLDMEEPLLLS
- the LOC108979642 gene encoding WAT1-related protein At4g30420-like isoform X1, producing the protein MLALTLPYSQILLTSWRSSMGWLDDYKPAMAMVGLQFIYAGLALFTRVALVRGMSPRVYVVYRQAIATLVMAPIACFARRRNPGRISLGLKSFSLIFVASLVGVTANQNFYFEGLYLASSTAASATINLIPAITFVMATTVGMEKINIRSLRSIAKIMGTIFCVIGSISMALLKGPKLFINMTELLPSKSSMVTGGDHNYNWLLGCLSLFGSSCFWSFWVIMQVPISASVPDHIYSSTWMLFLAMLQAAMVTLVLEHEPEAWYLHSFVELGCCLFGGIGSAVTFFVQAWCISQRGPLFSAMFFPLCTVMTTVLAYMFLHEELYTGSLLGAFAVIIGLYVVLWGKAEDLQDHQIIKEESTSKLQHDEASGKIISSTVLDMEEPLLLS
- the LOC108979643 gene encoding tetraspanin-8-like, which codes for MFRVSNNLVGILNLVTFLLSIPILVAGIWLSNQADSECERWLEKPVIVLGVFLMLVSLAGLIGACCQVSWLLWFYLLVMFLLILLLTVFTIFAFAVTNKGAGEALSYRGYKEYRLGDYSNWLQNRVNNTKNWNKIKSCLHDSKVCSSFADKYLNDTVEQFYAEHLSALQSGCCKPSNDCNFTYVKPTEWNKTEGGAYTNPDCNAWENDPMVLCFNCGSCKAGLLDNIKSNWKKVAIVNVIFLVFLIVVYSLGCCAFRNNRKDNAYWNRH